In the genome of Desulfovibrio desulfuricans, one region contains:
- a CDS encoding chaperone modulator CbpM, producing MSMTPKKSSLPVPSTVMVWQEFIEATGIAPERLQELLGLGWIEARTSAAQNFLFRDVDIYRVRKLERICCDFELPVLGGTIIVDLLERIDSLERRVQRLQHFEED from the coding sequence ATGAGCATGACCCCAAAAAAATCTTCACTGCCCGTGCCTTCAACGGTCATGGTCTGGCAGGAGTTTATTGAAGCCACGGGCATTGCGCCCGAGAGGCTACAGGAACTGCTGGGCCTCGGCTGGATTGAAGCCCGCACCAGCGCGGCGCAGAATTTCCTTTTTCGCGATGTGGATATTTACCGCGTGCGCAAGCTTGAGCGCATCTGCTGTGATTTTGAGCTGCCCGTGCTTGGCGGCACCATCATCGTGGATCTGCTGGAGCGCATTGATTCCCTGGAGCGCAGGGTGCAACGGTTGCAGCATTTTGAAGAAGACTAG